One Mycobacterium sp. SMC-4 DNA window includes the following coding sequences:
- a CDS encoding cytochrome P450 has product MAITTAVSEARFDEASFYLGDPNSTFRELRETEPVYWYERGKFWVVTKYDDIKSISARPEKFRSERIAIMMDLIAHREGRDPQGYGARGILFMDPPEHRAHRKALGVRFTPAAVAKLETRVREVIASIFDDLPDGEFDWIERVAEPFPVYVFAYLLGVPEADWAKVAGWATTIAKVGSGVAEDSDMELIFGEVAPYLMDLVAQRAKEPTDDLLSMLSQVRIDGEPFNEIQVMTYALTLLAAGSETTQSLIAGIAACFDAHPDQAEQAFADPEVGTNAVEEVLRWWTPVMSMARQAAHDVDLRGADIRAGDGLLLAYASANRDVDHWGPTAEQFDVHRPDAAGHLGFGVGEHFCMGAALARREARVVLDEVIKRASGIRVTGEGVLRPSALVHTYDRLPVTLDYR; this is encoded by the coding sequence ATGGCGATCACCACGGCTGTGTCCGAAGCCCGCTTCGACGAGGCTTCCTTCTACCTCGGCGACCCCAACTCCACGTTCCGCGAGCTGCGCGAAACCGAGCCGGTGTACTGGTACGAGCGCGGCAAATTCTGGGTGGTGACCAAGTACGACGACATCAAGTCGATCTCGGCACGTCCGGAGAAGTTCAGATCCGAGCGCATCGCGATCATGATGGATCTGATCGCCCACCGGGAGGGGCGTGATCCGCAGGGTTACGGGGCCCGGGGCATCCTGTTCATGGACCCGCCGGAGCATCGCGCGCACCGCAAGGCGCTCGGGGTCCGGTTCACCCCGGCGGCGGTCGCCAAGCTGGAGACCCGGGTGCGCGAGGTGATCGCTTCGATCTTCGATGACCTGCCAGACGGTGAGTTCGACTGGATCGAGCGGGTCGCCGAACCGTTCCCGGTGTATGTGTTCGCCTACCTGCTGGGTGTGCCGGAAGCGGACTGGGCCAAGGTCGCGGGCTGGGCCACCACCATCGCGAAGGTGGGTAGCGGGGTGGCCGAGGACTCCGACATGGAGCTGATCTTCGGTGAGGTGGCGCCCTATCTGATGGATCTGGTCGCCCAACGCGCCAAAGAACCCACCGACGATCTGCTGTCGATGCTCTCGCAGGTGCGCATCGACGGCGAGCCGTTCAACGAGATCCAGGTGATGACCTACGCCCTGACCCTGTTGGCTGCGGGCAGTGAGACCACGCAGAGCCTGATCGCCGGGATCGCTGCGTGTTTCGACGCGCATCCCGACCAGGCCGAGCAGGCTTTCGCCGACCCCGAGGTCGGCACCAATGCGGTCGAAGAGGTCCTGCGCTGGTGGACACCGGTGATGAGCATGGCGCGTCAAGCCGCTCACGATGTCGACCTGCGCGGCGCCGACATTCGCGCCGGCGACGGGCTGCTGTTGGCCTATGCATCGGCCAATCGCGACGTCGACCACTGGGGCCCCACGGCTGAGCAGTTCGACGTGCACCGTCCGGACGCGGCCGGGCACCTCGGCTTCGGGGTGGGCGAGCACTTCTGCATGGGCGCGGCGTTGGCGCGCCGGGAAGCCCGGGTGGTGCTCGATGAGGTGATCAAGCGGGCCAGCGGGATTCGTGTCACCGGCGAGGGTGTGCTGCGACCCTCGGCGCTGGTGCACACCTACGACCGACTGCCGGTCACCCTCGACTACCGCTGA
- a CDS encoding Zn-ribbon domain-containing OB-fold protein, protein MAEQAPTSRPLPALTALNRPYWTSGADGVWSLQRCPDCERLIHPPTMRCQYDHAVPEWVALSGRGVVESWTVNHHPFFPGIPTPYVIAFVNPVEDERVRVLTNLVNVQPEEVFGGMPVQVTFAVGDDGGDDVVHLPLFTPER, encoded by the coding sequence ATGGCTGAGCAGGCGCCGACGTCTCGGCCGCTGCCGGCGCTGACCGCCCTCAACCGGCCCTACTGGACGTCCGGTGCCGACGGGGTGTGGTCGTTGCAGCGCTGTCCCGACTGCGAGCGGCTCATCCATCCGCCCACCATGCGCTGCCAGTACGATCACGCGGTTCCTGAGTGGGTGGCATTGTCCGGTCGCGGAGTCGTCGAATCCTGGACGGTCAATCACCATCCGTTCTTCCCGGGCATCCCGACCCCATATGTGATCGCATTCGTCAATCCAGTGGAGGACGAGCGTGTCCGGGTGCTGACGAACCTGGTGAACGTGCAGCCGGAGGAGGTCTTCGGCGGGATGCCGGTGCAGGTCACGTTCGCGGTGGGCGACGACGGGGGAGACGACGTCGTGCATCTGCCGCTGTTCACGCCGGAGCGCTGA
- a CDS encoding thiolase family protein, which produces MAGRLTREVIISGIGQSEVGRRLGRDPLQLTVDACLAAVQDAGLTLADIDGLTTYPGASMAGKGFSGAGVRDVHDALGIRPNWVAGGTEYPGQLGAVVDAMLAVSAGLANHVLCWRSIWEGTAQGADRRRGYSVPAGSRAAGQLGWQLPYGASAANLAALQIRSRMQRFGLTREQLAQIAIVQRSHAALNPQAIYTEPLDLQGYLDARMVSDPLCMYDCDIACDGATAFVVSRAEHAAALDHPGVVVEALDCAHHDRFLWEGGQDIARLNSRWSTIWDRTDFTVDDVDCASLYDGFSVFVLCFLEDFGFCGVGESGDWVADPQRFSLGGQVPINTAGGQLSGGRLHGFGHLHEACVQVRGQGGARQVTDADLVACGVGGANSGTTMMLLRRS; this is translated from the coding sequence ATGGCGGGCCGACTGACACGCGAGGTCATCATCAGCGGTATCGGGCAGTCCGAGGTGGGTCGCCGGCTGGGGCGGGATCCGCTGCAACTCACCGTCGATGCGTGTCTGGCCGCGGTTCAGGATGCCGGGCTCACCCTTGCCGACATCGACGGCCTGACCACCTATCCCGGGGCGTCGATGGCGGGGAAGGGGTTCTCGGGGGCCGGGGTGCGCGATGTCCACGACGCCCTCGGTATCCGGCCCAACTGGGTGGCCGGCGGCACCGAGTATCCGGGGCAACTCGGTGCGGTGGTGGACGCGATGCTGGCTGTCTCGGCGGGTTTGGCCAATCACGTGCTGTGCTGGCGCAGCATCTGGGAAGGCACCGCGCAGGGCGCCGACCGGCGGCGGGGCTACAGCGTCCCGGCGGGCAGCCGGGCGGCTGGTCAGCTCGGGTGGCAACTGCCTTACGGCGCGTCGGCGGCCAATCTGGCGGCGCTGCAGATCCGTTCGCGGATGCAGCGGTTCGGCCTGACCCGCGAACAACTGGCGCAGATCGCGATCGTGCAACGATCCCACGCCGCGCTCAACCCGCAGGCGATCTACACCGAGCCGCTGGACCTGCAGGGCTATCTCGACGCGCGGATGGTGTCGGATCCGCTGTGTATGTACGACTGTGACATCGCGTGTGACGGCGCCACCGCGTTCGTGGTCTCGCGTGCCGAGCACGCCGCCGCGCTCGATCATCCGGGGGTGGTGGTGGAGGCACTCGACTGTGCCCACCACGACCGGTTCCTCTGGGAGGGCGGCCAGGACATCGCCCGGCTGAATTCGCGGTGGTCGACGATCTGGGACCGTACCGACTTCACTGTCGACGACGTCGACTGTGCCTCGCTGTACGACGGTTTCAGTGTGTTCGTGTTGTGTTTCCTGGAAGATTTCGGGTTCTGCGGCGTGGGTGAGTCCGGGGACTGGGTGGCCGACCCGCAGCGTTTCTCGCTCGGCGGGCAGGTGCCGATCAACACCGCGGGCGGGCAGCTGTCCGGAGGTCGGCTGCACGGCTTCGGGCACCTGCACGAGGCGTGTGTCCAGGTCCGTGGCCAGGGTGGGGCGCGTCAGGTCACCGATGCCGATCTGGTCGCGTGCGGGGTGGGCGGAGCCAACAGCGGCACCACGATGATGCTGCTGCGGCGCAGCTGA
- a CDS encoding acyl-CoA dehydrogenase family protein, protein MTREPSLDEIADTAAQLDDLRSTVQRIVEQAWSAGRTRALLDDPAPAFDENLCATVAEMGWPDVLVAESHGGGGGGIRELCVLTEAIGTVVAPVPLAIAAAANWCQRRCGSGITVLLDGVDATMSDDGVCGHWQLVPYGAVADHLVVLASRHGEFVLGTVDVAGDGVQRRTECPLDHSPAASIVVDAAPFQEIATGTEAVNRHRDAVARARLATVAELIGTASAAHHAAVDYAKMRVTFGRPIGARQAIKHRLVEQRSVIEVARALVHRAADALELQHPDAEALVSLAVFWAIDTLRRIPEGATQVFGGIAYTWEHDAHVYLRRAATLAATLGTRAQHRDVVADWLRSR, encoded by the coding sequence GTGACCCGTGAACCCTCGTTGGATGAGATCGCCGACACTGCAGCACAATTGGACGACCTGCGATCGACGGTGCAGCGCATCGTCGAGCAGGCATGGAGCGCCGGACGCACCCGTGCGCTGCTCGACGACCCCGCGCCGGCCTTCGACGAGAACCTGTGCGCCACGGTCGCCGAGATGGGATGGCCCGACGTTCTGGTGGCAGAGTCCCACGGCGGCGGTGGCGGCGGCATCCGTGAGCTGTGCGTGCTCACCGAGGCGATCGGGACTGTTGTCGCACCCGTTCCGCTGGCCATCGCCGCAGCTGCGAACTGGTGCCAACGGCGCTGCGGAAGCGGTATCACCGTCCTGCTCGACGGCGTCGACGCCACCATGTCCGACGACGGTGTCTGCGGCCACTGGCAGCTGGTGCCCTACGGCGCAGTGGCTGACCACCTGGTCGTCCTGGCCTCCCGGCACGGTGAATTTGTGCTCGGCACCGTCGATGTCGCCGGCGACGGCGTGCAACGCCGCACCGAGTGCCCACTCGACCACAGCCCGGCCGCGAGCATCGTCGTCGACGCCGCCCCGTTCCAGGAGATCGCCACCGGCACCGAGGCCGTCAACCGGCACCGCGACGCGGTCGCACGAGCCCGGCTGGCCACCGTGGCCGAGCTGATCGGCACGGCCTCGGCCGCCCACCACGCCGCGGTGGACTACGCGAAGATGCGGGTCACGTTCGGGCGTCCCATCGGCGCTCGGCAGGCCATCAAGCACCGCCTGGTGGAACAGCGATCGGTCATCGAGGTCGCCCGGGCCCTGGTCCACCGTGCCGCCGACGCGCTCGAGCTGCAGCATCCCGACGCCGAGGCACTGGTGTCACTGGCAGTGTTCTGGGCCATCGACACGCTGCGACGTATCCCCGAAGGCGCCACCCAGGTGTTCGGGGGCATCGCCTACACCTGGGAGCACGACGCCCACGTGTACCTGCGCCGGGCCGCCACGCTGGCTGCGACCCTGGGCACCCGCGCCCAGCACCGCGACGTGGTGGCCGACTGGTTGCGGTCCCGCTGA
- a CDS encoding aromatic ring-hydroxylating dioxygenase subunit alpha translates to MTVFEHATDTSTRGTVPPKYACGQTFVPKSRYIDPEFLRLELDRLFTQVWQPACREEEVPEPGDYYEYTVGRQSIMVVRQKDRSVKAFYNACTHRGMKVVRGSGCAAGGDLRCEFHGWRFALDGRSSFVPSRDEFLERPRDQWSLRPVAVGTWGGWIFISMAEDPPDLLEWLDPLPTALEPFRLHDMRFRWRKRTPLNANYKTVIDAFIEGYHTPGTHPQTLRAAQGPRPPADPAAPQEFVYAPYTPTIRYRNHSRFIYSQRPDSGDRDSARKAQAARPEVFANSMQYQYLEVGSLVTERDYRAARRLATMEPSEVPPFVLYHQMCEELALAEGVDFPKMSMEQYFAGNGDWHVFPTLVLLVEKSCVLGYRVLPDAEDPNRCVFEMFSLEHFAPGEVPDTRWLEVERWQDHDGWGELPTQDLRNIDAIHAGLHSRGFDGLWLNTEQEMSIRNAHAIADRFIFGVDDGQGTAGDG, encoded by the coding sequence GTGACCGTTTTCGAGCATGCCACCGACACGTCGACCCGAGGTACCGTGCCGCCGAAGTACGCTTGTGGGCAGACTTTTGTCCCCAAGTCGCGCTACATCGACCCCGAGTTCCTGCGCCTAGAACTGGACCGGTTGTTCACCCAGGTGTGGCAGCCGGCGTGCCGGGAGGAGGAGGTGCCCGAGCCCGGGGACTACTACGAGTACACCGTCGGCCGCCAGTCGATCATGGTGGTGCGCCAGAAGGACCGCAGCGTCAAGGCGTTCTACAACGCGTGCACGCACCGGGGAATGAAGGTCGTCCGCGGCTCGGGGTGTGCCGCGGGGGGCGACCTGCGGTGTGAGTTCCACGGTTGGCGCTTCGCCTTGGACGGTCGGTCGTCGTTCGTCCCCTCGCGCGACGAGTTCCTGGAGCGACCTCGCGACCAGTGGTCGTTGCGCCCGGTCGCGGTCGGCACCTGGGGCGGGTGGATCTTCATCAGCATGGCCGAGGATCCACCGGACCTGCTCGAATGGCTCGATCCGCTGCCCACTGCGCTGGAGCCGTTCCGGCTGCACGACATGCGATTCCGCTGGCGCAAGCGGACTCCGCTCAATGCCAACTACAAGACCGTCATCGATGCGTTCATCGAGGGCTACCACACGCCGGGCACCCACCCGCAGACGTTGCGGGCAGCCCAAGGCCCGCGCCCTCCCGCGGATCCCGCCGCGCCGCAGGAGTTCGTCTACGCGCCGTACACGCCGACCATCCGGTATCGCAATCACTCCCGCTTCATCTACTCCCAGCGCCCGGACAGCGGGGACCGTGACAGCGCCCGCAAGGCCCAAGCCGCCCGGCCGGAGGTCTTCGCCAATTCGATGCAGTATCAGTACCTCGAAGTGGGATCGCTGGTCACCGAGCGGGATTACCGCGCGGCACGCCGGCTGGCCACCATGGAGCCCAGCGAGGTCCCACCATTCGTGCTGTACCACCAGATGTGTGAGGAGTTGGCGCTCGCCGAGGGCGTCGATTTCCCGAAGATGTCAATGGAGCAGTACTTCGCCGGCAATGGGGACTGGCATGTCTTCCCGACTCTGGTGCTCCTGGTGGAGAAGTCGTGCGTGCTGGGTTACCGGGTGCTGCCCGACGCCGAGGATCCCAATCGTTGTGTCTTCGAGATGTTCTCCCTTGAGCACTTCGCCCCCGGTGAGGTTCCCGACACCAGGTGGCTGGAGGTCGAGCGGTGGCAGGACCACGACGGTTGGGGTGAGCTGCCCACCCAGGATCTGCGCAACATCGATGCGATCCATGCCGGGTTGCACTCCCGCGGCTTCGACGGCCTGTGGTTGAACACCGAGCAGGAGATGTCGATTCGCAACGCGCACGCGATTGCCGACCGGTTCATCTTCGGCGTGGACGACGGCCAGGGCACTGCCGGCGATGGCTGA
- a CDS encoding enoyl-CoA hydratase/isomerase family protein, translating into MAEETGQFTVDEDWVRYDVVEPHIAVITINRPDRRNAILSPDMHTLFKDRLDRAEDDDDIKVVVLAAAGKDFSSGDDVRRLPVEKAGLTKDKRLPQTARMGNARRLHRHLTNWLEFPKTVIAACQGATIGAGMNLALAADILVVSEDMYLARPQARIGFAGFSTAMPLALLKLGPNRGYEAMITGRKVAAAELKDWGVAASVVPAAELHDEAMRYARAIAHHSADGLMIGKHALITFWNAVGMAQFADWVPMGHTVFTNLAWREDEFNFMKERGIRGGREAMAELERRYAQWGFE; encoded by the coding sequence ATGGCTGAGGAGACTGGCCAGTTCACGGTCGACGAGGACTGGGTGCGCTACGACGTCGTCGAACCCCACATCGCGGTCATCACGATCAACCGGCCCGACAGGCGCAACGCCATCCTCTCGCCCGACATGCACACCCTGTTCAAGGACCGGCTCGATCGGGCCGAGGACGACGACGACATCAAGGTCGTTGTCCTCGCTGCGGCGGGCAAGGATTTCTCCAGCGGCGACGACGTGCGGCGACTGCCCGTCGAGAAGGCCGGACTGACGAAGGACAAACGGCTTCCGCAGACGGCCCGGATGGGCAATGCGCGACGGTTGCATCGGCATCTGACCAACTGGTTGGAGTTTCCCAAGACGGTGATCGCCGCATGTCAGGGCGCCACCATCGGCGCGGGAATGAACCTGGCGCTGGCCGCGGACATCCTCGTCGTCTCCGAGGATATGTACCTGGCACGACCGCAGGCTCGGATCGGGTTCGCCGGATTCTCCACGGCCATGCCGCTGGCGCTGCTCAAACTCGGACCGAATCGCGGTTACGAGGCGATGATCACCGGCCGCAAGGTGGCTGCGGCCGAACTCAAGGACTGGGGAGTGGCTGCCTCGGTGGTACCCGCCGCCGAACTCCACGATGAGGCGATGCGCTACGCGCGCGCCATCGCCCACCATTCGGCAGACGGGCTGATGATCGGCAAGCACGCGCTGATCACGTTCTGGAACGCGGTCGGCATGGCGCAGTTCGCCGACTGGGTCCCGATGGGCCACACGGTTTTCACCAATCTCGCCTGGCGTGAAGACGAGTTCAACTTCATGAAGGAACGTGGCATTCGGGGCGGGCGCGAGGCGATGGCCGAGCTGGAACGCCGTTACGCGCAGTGGGGCTTCGAATGA
- a CDS encoding amidohydrolase family protein codes for MTIDPTNLVLISVDDHTVEPPDMFDGRVPARYRDDAPRIIEDADGSVCWVYDGMRLPNIGLNAVAGRPNDEWGFEPSRFEDMRRGCYDVDARVDDMNAAGVLASVCFPSFPTISGALFTFRGQRDVSAVMVRAYNDWHLEDWCGRHPDRFIPMGILPLWDPAAAAAEVRRLAALDCRAVTVPQHIANYGQPPWQDRHWDVLWEAVCENQTVVNIHIGTGGGVPVPSDQTSYLAYNSMLALDTGRFTADLLFSRVVRDFPTVKFALSEGGIGWIPFLLERFEDVYSRQRAWTGDDLGDGRTPTDVFRANFLSCFIRDRVGIENRHRIGVETICWEMDYPHSDSSWPDAPEQLAAELDGCTDDEIEAICWRNAATAFGYLGVDRRGRQNCTVAALRALTAGLDLSTPTVETHRIPKPGATAMTYGEMKARMATIMTGGKAT; via the coding sequence ATGACGATTGACCCGACGAACTTGGTGCTGATCAGCGTCGACGACCACACCGTCGAACCGCCCGACATGTTCGACGGCCGGGTACCCGCCCGCTACCGTGACGACGCACCCCGCATCATCGAGGACGCCGACGGTTCGGTCTGCTGGGTCTACGACGGCATGCGGCTGCCCAACATCGGCCTCAACGCCGTCGCCGGCCGGCCCAATGACGAGTGGGGCTTCGAGCCCTCGCGCTTCGAGGACATGCGCCGCGGCTGCTACGACGTCGACGCCCGCGTCGACGACATGAATGCCGCCGGAGTGCTGGCCTCGGTGTGTTTCCCGTCCTTCCCGACGATCTCCGGCGCCCTGTTCACCTTCCGGGGCCAGCGTGACGTGTCGGCGGTGATGGTGCGCGCCTACAACGACTGGCATCTCGAGGACTGGTGCGGTCGCCACCCCGACCGCTTCATCCCGATGGGAATCCTCCCCCTCTGGGATCCGGCGGCAGCTGCGGCCGAAGTCCGGCGGCTCGCGGCGCTGGACTGCCGCGCGGTCACCGTGCCCCAGCACATTGCCAACTACGGCCAACCACCGTGGCAGGATCGGCACTGGGATGTGCTGTGGGAGGCCGTCTGCGAGAACCAGACCGTGGTCAACATCCACATCGGCACCGGCGGCGGCGTGCCCGTCCCGTCCGATCAGACCAGTTACCTCGCCTACAACTCGATGCTGGCGCTGGACACCGGCCGCTTCACCGCCGACCTGCTGTTCTCCCGCGTGGTCCGGGACTTCCCGACGGTCAAGTTCGCGCTGTCCGAAGGCGGCATCGGCTGGATCCCGTTCCTGCTGGAGCGCTTCGAGGACGTCTACTCCCGCCAACGCGCCTGGACCGGCGATGACCTCGGCGACGGGCGAACCCCCACCGACGTGTTCCGCGCCAACTTCTTGTCCTGCTTCATCCGGGACCGCGTCGGGATCGAGAACCGCCATCGCATCGGTGTCGAAACCATCTGCTGGGAGATGGATTACCCGCACTCAGACAGCAGCTGGCCGGACGCGCCCGAGCAACTGGCCGCCGAACTCGACGGCTGCACCGACGACGAGATCGAGGCCATCTGCTGGCGCAACGCCGCTACCGCCTTCGGGTACCTCGGCGTCGATCGACGAGGTCGGCAGAACTGCACCGTCGCGGCACTTCGCGCGCTGACTGCCGGGTTGGATCTGTCCACCCCCACGGTGGAAACCCATCGGATTCCCAAACCCGGCGCCACCGCCATGACCTACGGGGAGATGAAGGCCCGCATGGCCACCATCATGACCGGCGGCAAAGCCACCTGA
- a CDS encoding acyl-CoA dehydrogenase family protein: protein MSDRDYGVPLTPADRGFRDEVQRFLASALTPDFRSGARTESDRLDRMRLWQRRLHEAGLAAISWPEEYGGRGATPVQQLIFSAEMAAAHAPEPINRSAINQLGPTIIQWGSPQQRAHYLPRILSAEDVWCQGFSEPDAGSDLASLTTRAVIEGEELVVTGQKVWTSKAHYANRIYLLARTDPDAAPREGISYLLADLSTPGIDVRPIRQISGDAEFSEVFFDGARVPLANVLGPLHQGWRVAKSTLGYERVGQSRTHRIERRLDILVRMATEPNALSNRGFDDSYVADQLVRFAAQVEALRQISAQATAAGVRGVSPGPEASMAKLLTSELDQAMANFGLDLAGELGTLERGSPSAIKGGNVAKSYLLMRAATFGAGTSEIQRNVIAERLLGLPRDP, encoded by the coding sequence GTGAGCGACCGCGATTACGGCGTCCCGTTGACGCCGGCCGATCGTGGGTTCCGCGATGAAGTCCAGCGCTTCCTCGCGTCAGCCCTGACCCCGGACTTTCGTTCGGGTGCGCGCACCGAGTCCGATCGGCTGGACCGGATGCGGTTGTGGCAGCGCAGACTTCACGAGGCCGGGTTGGCCGCGATCTCGTGGCCCGAGGAATACGGCGGTCGCGGAGCCACCCCGGTCCAACAGCTGATCTTCAGCGCGGAGATGGCAGCCGCGCACGCGCCCGAGCCGATCAACCGCAGCGCCATCAACCAGCTCGGTCCGACCATCATCCAGTGGGGCAGCCCGCAACAGCGGGCCCACTATCTGCCTCGGATCCTGTCGGCCGAGGATGTCTGGTGTCAGGGCTTCAGCGAACCGGACGCCGGAAGCGATCTGGCGTCGCTGACCACCAGGGCGGTGATCGAGGGCGAGGAGTTGGTGGTCACCGGGCAGAAGGTCTGGACCTCCAAGGCGCACTATGCCAATCGGATCTATCTGCTGGCCCGCACCGATCCGGATGCCGCACCGCGCGAGGGCATCAGCTACCTGCTCGCCGACCTCTCAACGCCCGGCATCGACGTGCGCCCCATCCGTCAGATCTCCGGTGACGCCGAGTTCAGCGAGGTGTTCTTCGACGGCGCCCGGGTGCCGCTGGCCAACGTGCTGGGTCCGCTGCACCAGGGTTGGCGGGTGGCCAAGTCGACCCTCGGGTATGAGCGGGTGGGGCAGAGCCGCACCCATCGCATCGAGCGCCGACTCGACATCCTGGTCCGCATGGCTACCGAACCGAATGCGCTGAGCAACAGGGGCTTCGACGACTCCTACGTGGCCGATCAGCTGGTGCGGTTCGCCGCCCAGGTGGAAGCACTTCGCCAGATCTCCGCCCAGGCCACCGCGGCCGGGGTCCGTGGCGTGAGCCCCGGGCCCGAGGCGTCGATGGCGAAGTTGCTCACCTCCGAACTCGACCAGGCGATGGCCAATTTCGGCCTCGATCTCGCCGGGGAGCTCGGCACGCTGGAGCGCGGCTCCCCGTCGGCGATCAAGGGCGGCAATGTGGCCAAGAGCTACCTGCTGATGCGTGCTGCGACCTTCGGCGCCGGGACCTCTGAGATCCAACGCAATGTCATCGCCGAGCGACTGCTGGGGCTGCCCCGTGACCCGTGA
- a CDS encoding SRPBCC family protein, which produces MPHIAVAKEVGAPAWRIWELLSDFADVSWIPVTTQVDTDGEGIGMRRFIHGSGDQPVVETLTHVRAQRREIGYTVAGSPLPVSRFEAVVNVEEGEHPHDSVLTWHVDYDPCGPQEEAEEAIRTVYTLMAGWLADAAAQDRP; this is translated from the coding sequence ATGCCGCACATCGCTGTCGCCAAAGAGGTCGGGGCGCCGGCCTGGCGCATCTGGGAGCTTCTTTCCGATTTCGCCGATGTCAGCTGGATCCCGGTCACCACCCAGGTGGATACCGACGGCGAGGGGATCGGCATGCGCAGGTTCATCCACGGGTCCGGAGACCAACCGGTGGTCGAGACGCTCACCCATGTGCGGGCGCAGCGCCGAGAAATCGGCTACACCGTGGCCGGTAGCCCACTTCCGGTCAGCCGCTTCGAGGCTGTGGTGAATGTCGAGGAGGGTGAGCACCCGCACGACTCGGTGCTGACATGGCACGTCGACTACGACCCTTGCGGACCGCAGGAGGAGGCAGAGGAGGCGATCAGGACTGTGTACACCCTGATGGCCGGTTGGCTGGCGGATGCGGCGGCGCAGGATCGGCCGTGA
- a CDS encoding SDR family NAD(P)-dependent oxidoreductase: MMGVLDGRTALVTGGGRGIGAAVAEGLAAEGAAVMVSDAGVSVDGSGRDAGPAQSVAAAINDRGGKAFADTTDITDFAACEDLISRAAATLGGFDIMVNAAGILRDGMVFKMSEADFDSVVAVHLKGTFNLTRHAAAWWRENRGGQYRLINFTSMSGLQGAPSQPNYAAAKMGVVGLTFSCANALKGYGVRSNAIAPIAGTRMTQGIKGGGSMDYSAQNTRLSPQNVVPPVVYLASEQSDWLNRRVIFAGNGRISLMSNPVVEREIVSASGSWDIPTAFAEIETSFKEAVLYPNIFDKPPAS, translated from the coding sequence ATGATGGGTGTACTCGACGGTCGGACCGCGCTGGTCACCGGCGGTGGTCGCGGTATCGGTGCCGCAGTGGCCGAGGGCCTGGCAGCCGAGGGCGCGGCGGTGATGGTGTCGGACGCCGGTGTGTCCGTCGACGGCAGCGGGCGTGATGCCGGGCCCGCGCAGAGCGTGGCGGCCGCCATCAACGACCGCGGCGGCAAGGCGTTCGCCGACACCACCGACATCACCGATTTCGCCGCTTGCGAGGACTTGATCAGCCGGGCGGCCGCGACGCTCGGCGGATTCGACATCATGGTCAACGCCGCGGGCATTCTGCGCGACGGGATGGTCTTCAAGATGAGCGAGGCCGACTTCGACTCGGTCGTCGCCGTGCATCTGAAAGGCACGTTCAACCTCACCCGGCATGCCGCGGCATGGTGGCGCGAGAACCGGGGCGGCCAGTACCGGCTGATCAACTTCACCTCGATGTCGGGGTTGCAGGGCGCGCCCAGCCAACCCAATTACGCCGCGGCCAAGATGGGCGTCGTCGGGCTGACGTTCTCGTGTGCCAACGCGCTCAAGGGCTACGGCGTCCGCAGCAATGCCATCGCGCCGATCGCCGGTACCCGGATGACCCAGGGCATCAAAGGTGGCGGCAGCATGGACTATTCGGCGCAGAACACCCGGTTGTCGCCGCAGAACGTGGTGCCGCCGGTGGTCTATCTGGCCAGCGAGCAATCCGACTGGCTCAATCGACGGGTCATCTTCGCCGGCAATGGCCGGATCAGCCTGATGTCCAACCCGGTGGTGGAGCGCGAGATCGTGTCGGCATCGGGGTCCTGGGACATTCCGACGGCGTTCGCCGAGATCGAGACCTCGTTCAAGGAAGCAGTGCTGTATCCCAACATCTTCGACAAGCCACCGGCCAGCTGA